From a single Cupriavidus taiwanensis LMG 19424 genomic region:
- a CDS encoding phosphatidate cytidylyltransferase — MKAMPTLHWSHETWLLFGGLFGVLLLASTVTALLRWRVAGGGQHAVIDNLGQRVSAWWWMIGIMGVAFALGRTAVIVLFYLLSFFALREFVTIITTRRGDHRAIVAAFFVFLPLQYVLVYIGWYGMFSILIPVYAFLVLPILAALSSETTRFLERCAGVQWAVMVCVFCISHVPALLTLPIPGFDGRNLLLIAFLVIVVQGSDVLQYVWGKLCGKRKIAPLLSPSKTVEGFVGGVASATALGAALWWITPFSPWQAGAIALVIALMGFLGGLVMSAIKRDRGIKDWGHMIQGHGGMLDRLDSVVFAAPVFFHITRYWWVP, encoded by the coding sequence ATGAAAGCCATGCCCACCTTGCACTGGAGCCATGAAACCTGGCTGCTGTTCGGCGGCCTGTTCGGTGTGCTGCTGCTGGCTTCCACCGTGACCGCGCTGCTGCGCTGGCGCGTGGCGGGCGGCGGCCAGCACGCGGTGATCGACAACCTCGGGCAGCGCGTGTCGGCGTGGTGGTGGATGATCGGCATCATGGGCGTCGCCTTTGCGCTGGGGCGCACCGCGGTGATCGTGCTGTTCTACCTGCTGTCGTTCTTCGCGCTGCGCGAGTTCGTCACCATCATCACCACGCGGCGCGGCGACCATCGCGCCATCGTCGCGGCGTTCTTCGTGTTCCTGCCGCTGCAGTACGTGCTGGTCTATATCGGCTGGTACGGCATGTTCTCGATCCTGATCCCGGTCTATGCCTTCCTGGTGCTGCCGATCCTGGCCGCGCTGTCGTCCGAGACCACGCGCTTCCTGGAGCGCTGCGCCGGGGTGCAGTGGGCGGTGATGGTGTGCGTGTTCTGCATTTCGCACGTGCCGGCGCTGCTGACGCTGCCGATCCCGGGCTTCGACGGGCGCAACCTGCTGCTGATCGCCTTCCTGGTGATCGTGGTGCAGGGCAGCGACGTGCTGCAGTACGTGTGGGGCAAGCTGTGCGGCAAGCGCAAGATCGCGCCGCTGCTGTCGCCGTCCAAGACCGTCGAGGGCTTTGTCGGCGGGGTTGCCAGCGCCACCGCGCTGGGCGCGGCGCTGTGGTGGATCACGCCGTTCTCGCCGTGGCAGGCCGGCGCGATCGCGCTGGTGATCGCGCTGATGGGCTTCCTCGGCGGCCTGGTGATGTCGGCGATCAAGCGCGACCGCGGCATCAAGGACTGGGGCCACATGATCCAGGGCCACGGCGGCATGCTCGACCGGCTCGACTCGGTGGTGTTCGCCGCGCCGGTGTTCTTCCACATCACGCGCTACTGGTGGGTGCCCTGA
- a CDS encoding CDP-alcohol phosphatidyltransferase family protein: MTLYELKPRFQAWLRPLVQDLAQRGVTANQVTLGAAAGSLAVGVLATLGMLVAETPALFLLFPLWLFARMALNAIDGMLAREHGQQSVLGAYLNELGDMVSDLALILPLAALPGFSLGQVGTFALLALMVEAAGLIGPLAGASRRYDGPLGKSDRAFAVGAIALWAGLGLGFGAAASWLWLLLSLLSLLTMANRVRRGIAEAQSRLAE, encoded by the coding sequence ATGACGCTCTACGAACTGAAACCCAGGTTCCAGGCCTGGCTGCGTCCGCTGGTGCAAGACCTGGCGCAGCGCGGCGTGACCGCCAACCAGGTCACGCTGGGCGCCGCCGCGGGATCGCTCGCGGTCGGCGTGCTGGCTACGCTGGGCATGCTGGTGGCCGAGACCCCGGCGCTGTTTCTGCTGTTTCCCCTGTGGTTGTTCGCGCGCATGGCGCTCAATGCCATCGACGGCATGCTGGCGCGCGAGCATGGCCAGCAGAGCGTGCTGGGCGCCTACCTGAACGAGCTTGGCGACATGGTCTCGGACCTCGCACTGATCCTGCCGCTGGCTGCGCTGCCCGGTTTCAGCCTCGGGCAGGTGGGCACCTTCGCGCTGCTGGCGCTGATGGTCGAAGCGGCCGGGCTGATCGGCCCGCTGGCCGGCGCCAGCCGGCGCTACGACGGCCCGCTGGGCAAGAGCGACCGGGCCTTCGCGGTCGGCGCGATCGCGCTGTGGGCGGGCCTGGGCCTGGGCTTCGGTGCGGCCGCCAGCTGGCTGTGGCTGCTGTTGTCGCTGTTGTCGCTGCTGACGATGGCCAACCGGGTGCGCCGCGGCATTGCCGAGGCACAGTCCCGCCTTGCGGAGTAG
- a CDS encoding CaiB/BaiF CoA transferase family protein, with protein sequence MHEAQAALDDTMGDAMFDGLTVLDLSQGIAGPYCGLILRQQGARVIKVEPPGGDWSRQMGRIRAGQTAIAVACNAGKESVVLDARSADGRAAIVRLAQRADVVIQNFRPGVAERMGVGYEALAAHNPALVYVSISGYGHAGPLANRPAVDTTMQAYSGLMHLNRDASGQPRRIAFFMVDLATGLYASQQASAALYKAARSGRGRHVRLSLLETSAALQSYLMVDDAMFPQAELAAANAPTGLFEAADGALYLSMLNDAMFMRLATLLGFDDWLADTTLHTSAGRLPRAAELGRRVARALAAQPLAHWEALLTEHDVLFARVGHARDLLESAQCAQAGVFGRLPLAGIGEVPWANLPGMAGRAGPVGRAPGLGEHTGVVLGEFGIRA encoded by the coding sequence ATGCACGAAGCACAAGCGGCCCTGGACGACACCATGGGCGATGCCATGTTCGACGGCCTGACCGTGCTCGACCTGAGCCAGGGCATTGCCGGCCCGTACTGCGGCCTGATCCTGCGCCAGCAGGGGGCGCGCGTGATCAAGGTGGAGCCGCCGGGCGGAGACTGGTCGCGGCAGATGGGGCGCATCCGCGCCGGCCAGACCGCGATCGCGGTCGCCTGCAACGCGGGCAAGGAGAGCGTGGTGCTGGATGCGCGCAGCGCCGACGGCCGCGCCGCCATCGTCCGGCTGGCGCAGCGGGCCGACGTGGTGATCCAGAACTTCCGCCCGGGTGTGGCCGAGCGCATGGGCGTCGGCTACGAGGCGCTGGCCGCGCACAACCCGGCGCTGGTCTATGTCTCGATCTCGGGCTACGGCCATGCCGGGCCGCTGGCGAACCGGCCCGCGGTCGATACCACCATGCAGGCCTACAGCGGCCTGATGCACCTGAACCGCGATGCCAGCGGTCAGCCGCGCCGCATTGCCTTTTTCATGGTCGATCTGGCCACCGGTCTGTACGCGTCGCAGCAGGCATCCGCGGCGTTGTACAAGGCCGCGCGCAGCGGCCGCGGCCGGCATGTGCGGCTGTCGCTGCTGGAGACCAGTGCCGCGCTGCAGTCCTACCTGATGGTGGACGACGCCATGTTCCCCCAGGCCGAGCTGGCGGCCGCCAACGCGCCGACCGGGCTGTTCGAGGCGGCCGATGGCGCGCTGTACCTGAGCATGCTCAACGACGCGATGTTTATGCGGCTGGCGACGCTGCTGGGGTTCGACGACTGGCTTGCCGATACCACGCTGCATACCAGCGCCGGGCGGTTGCCGCGCGCGGCGGAACTTGGCCGGCGCGTGGCGCGCGCGCTGGCCGCGCAGCCGCTGGCGCACTGGGAAGCGCTGCTGACCGAGCACGATGTGCTGTTCGCGCGCGTCGGGCATGCGCGCGATCTGCTGGAGAGTGCGCAGTGCGCCCAGGCGGGGGTGTTCGGGCGGCTGCCGCTGGCGGGTATCGGCGAGGTGCCGTGGGCGAATCTGCCCGGCATGGCGGGGCGAGCCGGGCCGGTGGGGAGGGCGCCGGGGCTGGGCGAGCATACCGGGGTGGTGTTGGGGGAGTTTGGGATTCGGGCGTGA
- a CDS encoding lysophospholipid acyltransferase family protein, protein MWLARATARAIIVFARLLTGMRANWQGCIPAAVQRVYFANHSSHGDFVLIWGCLPPDLRAVTRPVAGADYWQTSPLRRFIGRDVFRALLIDRTRSDPGCDPVALMQAGLAAGDSLILFPEGTRNTTDARLLPFKSGIYHLARACPEVEFVPVWIDNLNRVMPKGEVVPVPLLCTVTFGQPLRLAADDSKEAFLARCREGLLALAPELE, encoded by the coding sequence ATGTGGCTTGCCCGCGCGACGGCGCGCGCCATCATCGTTTTCGCCCGGCTGCTGACGGGCATGCGCGCCAACTGGCAGGGCTGCATTCCCGCCGCGGTGCAGCGCGTCTACTTTGCCAATCACAGCAGCCACGGCGATTTCGTGCTGATCTGGGGCTGCCTGCCGCCCGACCTGCGCGCGGTCACGCGGCCGGTGGCGGGAGCGGATTACTGGCAGACATCGCCGTTGCGCCGCTTTATCGGCCGCGACGTGTTCCGCGCGCTGCTGATCGACCGCACCCGCAGCGATCCTGGCTGCGACCCGGTGGCGCTGATGCAGGCCGGCCTCGCGGCGGGCGATTCGCTGATCCTGTTTCCCGAAGGCACACGCAACACCACCGACGCGCGCCTGCTGCCGTTCAAGAGCGGTATCTACCACCTGGCGCGGGCCTGCCCGGAGGTCGAGTTCGTGCCGGTGTGGATCGACAACCTGAACCGCGTGATGCCCAAGGGCGAAGTGGTGCCGGTGCCGCTGCTGTGCACCGTGACCTTCGGCCAGCCGCTGCGGCTGGCCGCCGACGACAGCAAGGAAGCGTTCCTTGCGCGCTGCCGCGAGGGCCTGCTCGCGCTTGCCCCGGAACTGGAATGA
- a CDS encoding phosphatase PAP2/dual specificity phosphatase family protein: MSTVPTQAGVDAHPRRPWGLACLLLALAGVFFFSSYGFANWLASQRANVPSFYFAWERGIPFLPWTIVPYWSIDLLYGISFFVWRSRAALFTHVKRLVLAQLVSVACFIAFPLRFSFARPDADGLPGRLFTLLGGFDLPFNQAPSLHISLLVILWVAFAAHLRGGWRWLPHGWFALIGVSVLTTWQHHLIDVPTGALVGWLCVYLLPMQLPAAAAGVPDARTRQLSRRYGVGAVVALLCAVLAVGASVTLAFLLLWAALALACVARIYALAAPAWFQKDGDGTMAPGARWVLAPYLLGAFLNSRWWTRRAPQASAIAPGVWVGRFPTTSELRALGADAVLDLSAELPRSATAPGLAYRCVPVLDLTVPTPQQIGQAVAQLDAWQRQGRRVLVSCALGYSRSALVAAAWLARRQRVRDAGTALAALRQHRPAVVLGREHAGALQRFLDRDATRETDDGR, from the coding sequence ATGAGCACGGTGCCGACGCAGGCCGGCGTCGACGCGCACCCGCGGCGGCCGTGGGGCCTGGCCTGCCTGCTGCTGGCGCTGGCCGGCGTGTTCTTCTTCTCCAGCTATGGCTTCGCCAACTGGCTGGCGAGCCAGCGCGCCAACGTGCCGTCGTTCTACTTCGCCTGGGAGCGCGGCATCCCGTTCCTGCCATGGACCATCGTGCCGTACTGGTCGATCGACCTGCTGTACGGCATCTCTTTCTTCGTGTGGCGCAGCCGCGCGGCGCTGTTCACGCATGTCAAGCGGCTGGTGCTGGCGCAGTTGGTGTCGGTGGCGTGCTTTATCGCCTTTCCGCTGCGCTTCAGCTTTGCGCGGCCCGATGCCGACGGCCTGCCGGGCCGGCTGTTCACGCTGCTGGGCGGCTTCGACCTGCCGTTCAACCAGGCGCCGTCGCTGCATATCAGCCTGCTGGTGATCCTGTGGGTTGCCTTCGCGGCGCACCTGCGCGGCGGCTGGCGCTGGCTGCCGCATGGCTGGTTTGCGCTGATCGGGGTCTCGGTGCTGACCACCTGGCAGCATCACCTGATCGACGTGCCCACCGGCGCGCTGGTGGGCTGGCTGTGCGTCTACCTGTTGCCGATGCAGTTGCCCGCGGCTGCGGCCGGCGTGCCGGATGCACGCACGCGGCAGCTGTCGCGTCGGTACGGCGTGGGGGCGGTGGTGGCCCTGTTGTGCGCGGTGCTCGCGGTGGGCGCATCGGTGACACTGGCGTTCCTGCTGTTGTGGGCCGCGCTGGCGCTGGCCTGCGTGGCGCGCATCTACGCGCTGGCGGCGCCGGCATGGTTCCAGAAGGATGGCGACGGCACCATGGCGCCGGGCGCGCGCTGGGTGCTGGCGCCTTACCTGCTGGGCGCCTTCCTCAATTCACGCTGGTGGACGCGGCGCGCGCCGCAGGCCAGCGCGATCGCGCCGGGAGTCTGGGTGGGCCGCTTCCCGACAACGTCCGAGCTGCGCGCGCTCGGCGCGGATGCCGTGCTGGACCTCAGCGCCGAGCTGCCGCGTTCGGCCACGGCACCCGGCCTGGCGTATCGCTGCGTACCGGTGCTGGACCTGACCGTGCCGACGCCGCAGCAGATCGGGCAGGCGGTGGCGCAGCTCGACGCCTGGCAGCGGCAGGGACGCCGCGTGCTGGTCAGCTGCGCGCTTGGCTATTCGCGCAGCGCGCTGGTGGCGGCGGCCTGGCTGGCGCGCCGGCAGCGCGTGCGCGATGCCGGCACTGCGCTGGCGGCGCTGCGCCAGCATCGGCCTGCCGTGGTGCTCGGGCGCGAGCATGCCGGCGCGCTGCAGCGATTCCTGGACCGTGACGCCACGCGGGAGACTGACGATGGCCGCTGA
- a CDS encoding tripartite tricarboxylate transporter substrate binding protein: MPFRCTGLRTALAAMLLAAMPAVLPAAAVAAGSTPAEPYPSRPLTIVVPSVAGNVNDAVARLIGQELTRSWGQPVIVDNKPGAGTTTGTKYVARAARDGYTALLTFTAHVQNPSLYRGIGYDPIADFTPVSEVAVSSTILAVSPDFPARTLPEVVALLKANPGKYPYGSYGAGTTGHILGELLKREAGVQMEHVAYKGGAPLATDLAAGHVKLGFIAVGTAMPLLQGGKLVPVAIAGVERSALLPRVPTFREAGYQGFEPEAWMGLLFPAGVPRARVDALSREVARIVRLPEIARKMQDLNLVPVGSTPEAFATVMKNDRDKWSRIIRDVGITLE, from the coding sequence ATGCCATTCCGTTGCACAGGGCTGCGCACAGCCTTGGCCGCCATGTTGCTGGCCGCCATGCCCGCCGTCTTGCCGGCCGCCGCCGTGGCCGCCGGGTCCACCCCCGCCGAGCCCTATCCATCGCGGCCGCTGACCATCGTGGTGCCGTCGGTGGCGGGCAACGTCAACGACGCCGTGGCGCGCCTGATCGGGCAGGAGCTGACCAGGAGCTGGGGCCAGCCGGTGATCGTCGACAACAAGCCCGGCGCGGGCACCACCACCGGCACCAAGTACGTCGCCAGGGCGGCCAGGGACGGCTACACCGCGCTGCTGACCTTTACCGCGCACGTGCAGAACCCTTCGCTGTACCGCGGCATCGGCTATGACCCGATCGCGGATTTCACGCCGGTCAGCGAGGTGGCGGTCTCTTCCACCATCCTTGCGGTGTCGCCGGACTTCCCGGCGCGCACGCTGCCCGAGGTGGTGGCGCTGCTCAAGGCCAATCCCGGCAAGTACCCATATGGCTCTTACGGCGCCGGCACCACCGGGCATATCCTGGGCGAGCTGCTCAAGCGCGAGGCCGGCGTGCAGATGGAGCACGTGGCCTACAAGGGCGGCGCGCCGCTGGCCACCGACCTCGCGGCCGGCCACGTGAAGCTGGGCTTTATTGCCGTGGGCACGGCGATGCCGCTGCTGCAGGGCGGCAAGCTGGTGCCGGTGGCGATTGCCGGCGTCGAGCGCTCGGCCTTGCTGCCCCGGGTGCCGACCTTCCGCGAAGCCGGCTACCAGGGCTTCGAGCCCGAGGCGTGGATGGGCCTGCTGTTCCCGGCCGGCGTGCCGCGGGCTCGGGTCGATGCGCTGTCGCGCGAAGTGGCGCGCATCGTGCGGCTGCCGGAGATCGCCAGGAAGATGCAGGACCTGAACCTGGTGCCGGTGGGCAGCACGCCGGAGGCCTTCGCTACCGTGATGAAGAACGACCGCGACAAATGGAGCCGCATCATCCGCGATGTCGGCATCACGCTGGAGTAA
- a CDS encoding LysR family transcriptional regulator, with the protein MRFEDLEAFLVVIDQGNLHRAADALGMTQSGLSKTLARLEGEAGMPLFERTPRGLVPTGAGRTLAAHARRISLAAGDMRNELAEQRAARAGTVRLGAIPYLLPSLLSPLLARFFLSRPLATFSIETHLSARLMAMLQNGEADLILGARPASLPAEVAWLPLGPLSMQIVCRSAHPRRDGFRTLADLAGERWVVPASSLYLRQWLEERFTAVGLPPPRVAVESTASPVAFGELLRHSDLLGIMPPRMLRQAEGQGLAAIDAPGTSWQHELAVLWRADGYLSPICQDFRDAVVAWCAEMAL; encoded by the coding sequence ATGCGATTCGAGGATCTAGAAGCCTTCCTGGTCGTGATCGACCAGGGCAACCTGCACCGCGCGGCCGACGCCCTGGGCATGACCCAGTCCGGCCTGTCCAAGACGCTGGCGCGGCTGGAAGGCGAAGCCGGCATGCCCTTGTTCGAGCGCACCCCGCGCGGCCTGGTGCCGACCGGTGCGGGCCGCACCCTCGCCGCCCATGCGCGCCGGATCTCGCTGGCCGCCGGCGACATGCGCAACGAGCTGGCCGAACAGCGCGCCGCGCGCGCGGGCACGGTGCGCCTGGGCGCCATCCCCTACCTGCTGCCCTCGCTGCTGTCGCCGCTGCTGGCGCGGTTCTTCCTGAGCCGGCCGCTGGCCACGTTCTCGATCGAGACGCACCTGAGCGCGCGCCTGATGGCAATGCTGCAGAACGGCGAGGCCGACCTGATCCTCGGCGCGCGTCCCGCCAGCCTGCCGGCGGAGGTAGCCTGGCTGCCGCTCGGGCCGCTCAGCATGCAGATCGTGTGCCGCAGTGCCCACCCGCGCCGCGATGGCTTTCGCACGCTGGCCGACCTCGCGGGCGAACGCTGGGTGGTGCCGGCCAGTTCGCTGTACCTGCGCCAGTGGCTGGAAGAACGGTTTACCGCGGTCGGCCTGCCGCCGCCGCGCGTGGCGGTGGAAAGCACGGCGTCGCCGGTCGCCTTCGGCGAATTGCTGCGGCACTCCGACCTGCTTGGGATCATGCCGCCGCGCATGCTGCGCCAGGCGGAGGGCCAGGGCCTGGCCGCGATCGACGCCCCGGGCACATCGTGGCAGCACGAGCTGGCCGTGCTGTGGCGCGCGGACGGCTACCTGTCGCCGATCTGCCAGGACTTCCGCGATGCCGTGGTGGCGTGGTGCGCGGAAATGGCGCTGTAA
- a CDS encoding bifunctional alpha/beta hydrolase/class I SAM-dependent methyltransferase, translating into MDRLSTRQPQQRQFETHDGQAIFYRHWPAVEGPARGAVVLFHRGHEHSGRVAHLADELNLPGYDIFAWDARGHGNSPGERGYSPSLADSVRDIQTFTTHIAEVHGIALERTAVIAQSVGAVLAATWAHDYAPPIRALVLASPAFKVKLYVPFARPGLKLMQRLRGKFFVNSYVKARFLTHDPERIASYDSDPLITRPIAVNILLDLYQTAERIVADAAAITVPTQLLISGADWVVHRGPQDRFYERLGSRTKERIVLDGFYHDTLGERDRKPAVDAARRFILREFDTPSAPRSLLDADQIGPFREEADRLASAPGALAAWYWRAARANLKLGGMLSDGVRLGHETGFDSGSTLDYVYRNTPSGRGALGRLADRQYLDAIGWRGIRQRKVHAEALIAEAVRRLREAGMPVRMVDIAAGHGRYVLEALGALEGGAAAVESILLRDYSALNVEQGRALIAAKGLQDVARFEQGDAFDGDSLAALAPAPTLAVVSGLYELFPDNAMVRRSLDGLARAVPPGGYLVYTGQPWHPQLEFIARALTSHRAGAAWVMRRRSQAEMDELVRTAGFDKVTQRIDPWGIFTVSLARRRGA; encoded by the coding sequence ATGGACCGACTATCGACCCGCCAGCCGCAGCAGCGGCAATTCGAGACCCACGACGGCCAGGCGATTTTCTATCGCCACTGGCCCGCCGTGGAAGGGCCGGCGCGCGGCGCCGTGGTGCTGTTCCACCGCGGCCACGAGCATTCCGGCCGGGTCGCCCACCTCGCCGACGAGCTCAACCTGCCCGGCTACGACATCTTTGCCTGGGACGCGCGCGGCCATGGCAACTCGCCCGGCGAGCGCGGCTACAGCCCCAGCCTGGCGGATTCGGTGCGCGACATCCAGACCTTCACCACGCATATCGCCGAAGTCCACGGCATTGCGCTGGAACGCACCGCGGTGATTGCACAAAGCGTGGGCGCGGTGCTCGCCGCCACCTGGGCGCACGACTACGCGCCGCCGATCCGCGCGCTGGTGCTGGCGTCGCCGGCGTTCAAGGTCAAGCTGTACGTGCCGTTCGCGCGGCCGGGCCTGAAGCTGATGCAGCGCCTGCGCGGCAAGTTCTTCGTCAACAGCTACGTCAAGGCCCGGTTCCTGACCCACGATCCCGAGCGCATCGCCAGCTATGACAGCGATCCGCTGATCACGCGCCCGATCGCGGTCAATATCCTGCTCGACCTGTACCAGACCGCCGAGCGCATCGTCGCCGATGCGGCCGCGATCACGGTGCCCACGCAGTTGCTGATCTCGGGCGCCGACTGGGTCGTGCACCGCGGGCCGCAGGACCGCTTCTACGAGCGCCTGGGTTCGCGCACCAAGGAACGCATCGTGCTGGACGGCTTCTACCACGACACCCTGGGCGAGCGCGACCGCAAGCCGGCGGTCGATGCCGCGCGCCGCTTTATCCTGCGCGAATTCGACACGCCGTCGGCGCCGCGCTCGCTGCTCGATGCCGACCAGATCGGCCCGTTCCGCGAGGAAGCGGACCGCCTGGCGTCGGCGCCGGGCGCGCTGGCCGCCTGGTACTGGCGCGCGGCGCGCGCCAACCTGAAGCTGGGCGGGATGCTGTCCGACGGGGTGCGGCTGGGCCATGAGACCGGCTTCGACTCGGGCTCCACGCTCGACTACGTTTACCGCAATACTCCATCCGGCCGTGGCGCGCTGGGCCGGCTGGCCGACCGGCAATACCTCGACGCGATCGGCTGGCGCGGCATCCGCCAGCGCAAGGTCCACGCCGAGGCGCTGATCGCCGAAGCCGTGCGGCGCCTGCGCGAGGCCGGCATGCCGGTGCGCATGGTCGATATCGCCGCCGGCCACGGGCGCTACGTGCTGGAAGCGCTGGGCGCGCTGGAGGGCGGTGCGGCCGCGGTCGAGTCGATCCTGCTGCGCGACTACAGCGCGCTGAACGTCGAACAGGGCCGCGCGCTGATCGCCGCCAAGGGCCTGCAGGACGTGGCCCGCTTCGAGCAGGGCGATGCCTTCGACGGCGACAGCCTGGCCGCGCTGGCGCCGGCCCCGACGCTGGCGGTGGTGTCCGGCCTGTACGAGCTGTTCCCCGACAACGCCATGGTGCGGCGCTCGCTCGACGGACTGGCGCGCGCGGTGCCGCCGGGCGGCTACCTGGTCTATACCGGCCAGCCCTGGCATCCGCAGCTGGAGTTCATCGCGCGCGCGCTGACCAGCCATCGCGCCGGCGCCGCCTGGGTGATGCGGCGCCGCTCGCAGGCCGAGATGGATGAACTGGTGCGGACCGCCGGCTTCGACAAGGTCACGCAGCGCATCGACCCGTGGGGCATCTTCACCGTCAGCCTGGCGCGCAGGCGCGGCGCATGA
- a CDS encoding M14 family metallopeptidase yields MSHFSRSYAEARKTFLDAARGAGAALAQFPHPTRRGSAGEDLAIDVALAGAPEARRCIMVTSGTHGAEGFAGSGAQAALLHDAALLADCAAADACLLLVHAVNPYGFSYLRRVNEDNVDLNRNFMDFTQPLPHNAAYAEIAPLLLPAQWPPSETDQAQLMKAVAERGMAWYQAAVSSGQYQDPGGMFYGGDKATWSNYTLCRILARFGAGRAALRWIDVHTGLGPWGYGEPIHMGPDTPESIRRTRAIWGERVTSIYDGSSTSANLTGLAWHAVPQTLPAVDYAGIALEFGTLPVGEVLDALRGDHWLHRHPEADENQRALVRQAMWRAFYGDADDWRDGVVAQVTDAVRSTIASA; encoded by the coding sequence ATGAGCCATTTTTCTCGCAGCTACGCCGAAGCGCGCAAGACCTTCCTGGACGCCGCCCGCGGCGCGGGCGCCGCCCTGGCGCAATTTCCGCATCCCACCCGGCGCGGCAGCGCCGGCGAGGACCTGGCGATCGACGTCGCGCTGGCCGGCGCGCCCGAGGCGCGGCGCTGCATCATGGTGACCTCGGGCACGCACGGTGCCGAGGGCTTTGCCGGTTCCGGGGCGCAGGCAGCGCTGCTGCACGACGCCGCGCTGCTTGCCGATTGCGCCGCCGCCGACGCCTGCCTGCTGCTGGTGCATGCGGTCAATCCCTACGGCTTCTCCTACCTGCGCCGGGTCAACGAGGACAACGTCGACCTGAACCGCAACTTCATGGATTTCACCCAGCCGCTGCCGCATAACGCCGCCTATGCCGAAATCGCGCCGCTGCTGCTGCCGGCGCAATGGCCGCCGTCGGAGACCGACCAGGCGCAGCTGATGAAGGCGGTGGCCGAGCGCGGCATGGCGTGGTACCAGGCCGCGGTCAGCAGCGGCCAGTACCAGGATCCGGGCGGCATGTTCTACGGCGGCGACAAGGCCACCTGGAGCAACTACACGCTGTGCCGCATCCTGGCGCGCTTCGGCGCCGGCCGCGCGGCGCTGCGCTGGATCGACGTCCATACCGGCCTGGGGCCGTGGGGCTACGGCGAGCCCATCCACATGGGCCCGGACACGCCCGAATCGATCCGGCGCACGCGCGCCATCTGGGGCGAGCGCGTGACCTCGATCTACGATGGCTCGTCCACCTCCGCCAACCTGACCGGGCTGGCCTGGCATGCCGTGCCGCAGACCCTGCCGGCGGTGGACTACGCCGGCATCGCGCTGGAGTTCGGCACGCTGCCGGTGGGCGAGGTGCTGGATGCCCTGCGCGGCGACCACTGGCTGCACCGGCATCCCGAGGCCGACGAGAACCAGCGCGCGCTGGTGCGCCAGGCGATGTGGCGCGCCTTCTATGGCGATGCCGACGACTGGCGCGACGGCGTGGTGGCGCAGGTAACCGACGCCGTGCGCAGCACGATCGCGTCCGCCTAG
- a CDS encoding NADPH:quinone oxidoreductase family protein: MQDNDYLGLVCSRWCHWSELELQRLPRQPLGPGQVRIRVRHAGVGFALSLFVSGKYQRKPPLPFTPGTEAAGEILEVAPDVTRLHVGQRVAAALDWGGFAEEVVTTADTVYPVPGGLTLAHAAALPITYGTVWAALAWRAALQPGDTMLVHGASGALGTAAVQVGRLMGARVIATASTAAKREAALRNGAAHVLEPDPATLAGAVKALCPAGGADVVFDPVGGDLFDASLRCAAPGARLLSIGYASGRIPAVPANLLLVKNLTLIGFNYGYYIGWGLTDERRRFAPQVQAMVGEIMQAAASGRLAPPVLQHFALGDWLNAVDTTMSRRAIGKVMLDI, translated from the coding sequence ATGCAAGACAACGACTATCTGGGGCTGGTCTGCTCGCGCTGGTGCCACTGGAGCGAATTGGAACTGCAGCGCCTGCCGCGCCAGCCGCTTGGGCCGGGGCAGGTGCGCATCCGCGTGCGGCATGCGGGCGTCGGCTTTGCGCTCAGCCTGTTCGTGTCGGGCAAGTACCAGCGCAAGCCGCCGTTGCCGTTCACGCCCGGCACCGAAGCGGCTGGCGAGATCCTGGAGGTCGCGCCGGACGTGACGCGGCTGCACGTGGGGCAACGCGTGGCGGCGGCGCTGGACTGGGGCGGCTTTGCCGAAGAAGTCGTGACGACCGCGGACACGGTTTATCCGGTGCCCGGCGGGCTCACCCTCGCGCACGCCGCGGCGCTGCCGATCACGTACGGCACGGTGTGGGCCGCGCTGGCGTGGCGCGCGGCGCTGCAGCCGGGCGACACCATGCTGGTCCATGGCGCCAGCGGTGCGCTGGGCACGGCCGCGGTACAAGTGGGCAGGCTGATGGGCGCGCGCGTGATCGCCACCGCCAGCACCGCGGCCAAGCGCGAGGCGGCGCTGCGCAACGGCGCCGCGCACGTGCTGGAGCCCGATCCGGCCACGCTGGCGGGCGCGGTCAAGGCGCTGTGCCCGGCCGGGGGCGCCGACGTGGTGTTCGACCCGGTCGGTGGCGATCTCTTCGATGCGTCGCTGCGCTGCGCGGCGCCCGGCGCGCGGCTGCTGTCGATCGGCTATGCCAGCGGCCGCATTCCGGCGGTGCCGGCCAACCTGCTGCTGGTGAAGAACCTCACGCTGATCGGCTTCAACTACGGCTATTACATCGGCTGGGGCCTGACCGATGAGCGCCGCCGCTTTGCGCCGCAGGTGCAGGCCATGGTGGGCGAGATCATGCAGGCGGCCGCCAGCGGCAGGCTGGCCCCACCGGTGCTGCAGCACTTCGCGCTGGGCGACTGGCTGAACGCCGTCGACACCACCATGTCGCGCCGCGCCATCGGCAAGGTCATGCTGGACATCTGA